The genome window CTTGCGTTCAATTTTTATTGCTAACCACAACACTTCCGCGCTCAGCACATCTGCTTTAGTCACGCGATTAATATAAAACCGTGCTCGCTCCAGATCCCCACGCTCATAGTTCAGACGCGCCAGATTGGTAGCGGTCGTCAGATTGCCGGGATCATGGCGAAATGCTTCGTTGAAGTAACGCTCTGCCGCGACTGTATCCTTCAGGATCAGGCTGCAGGCACCGGCGTTATTCAGTGCCTTGGCAGGCGACTGGTAAGTCTTGCTACGCAAGGCCGCTTCAAAATACGGGATCGATTGATTCGCGCGTCCGTTCTGGCACAGGAACCAACCATAGTTATTGCTCAGATCCGGATCATTCGGCGCCAGCCGCAAGGCGCGCTGGAAATTTTCTTCCGCCATCCGGGTTTCGCCCTGATCCATATAGATCAAGGCTGCCATGCTGTATGCATCGGCAAAATTCGGATCGGTCTGCAAAGCCAGTTTGACTTCATCCAGCGCCACATTCAACTGGCCTTGCTGGTAATAACCGATCGCCAGTTGCAAACGGATGCGCGCACGCTTTTGATTATCCGTCTTATCGAAGCTGGTCGACAATTCACTATCCGGTGCTACAGCAGGTCTGGCGGCGCAACCCAGGAGCAGGGTTGCAGACAACAGGGATATTCCCAACCAAGCCAATCGACGTGCTGTCATCAAGATGAAATCTCCACAATACGACCGAAATTCTTGCCAAACTTTTCCTGGTACTCCGCCATCTTTTTCATGCGGTCTTGTACCCGCGTACGGT of Janthinobacterium sp. Marseille contains these proteins:
- the pilW gene encoding type IV pilus biogenesis/stability protein PilW, which encodes MTARRLAWLGISLLSATLLLGCAARPAVAPDSELSTSFDKTDNQKRARIRLQLAIGYYQQGQLNVALDEVKLALQTDPNFADAYSMAALIYMDQGETRMAEENFQRALRLAPNDPDLSNNYGWFLCQNGRANQSIPYFEAALRSKTYQSPAKALNNAGACSLILKDTVAAERYFNEAFRHDPGNLTTATNLARLNYERGDLERARFYINRVTKADVLSAEVLWLAIKIERKVGDRAAENSLATQLRRRYPDSAEFAAYQRGAFNE